From the genome of Mycoplasma crocodyli MP145:
TTCAATTAAGCATCATTCTTTCACCTTTTTCAGCTTGATTTCATCCACCAACTTTATTATCGATGTTTCAGTAATTATTTAAGTTTCCTTCTGTGAATTTAAGATTTAAATAAGCTGCATGTCCTGGCTGTCCTACGACAGTTGAAGGATATCCAGTTGACGAAAGAACAGCTACTCCATTAAAGCTAATTCCACTGCAAACTTGTCCAACTTCGAACCTAACTCAGTTTCTTGGTATTCCATCGTTTTTAATTCCAAACTTAGAAAGTGATCATTTAAGATCCATTTTGTTTCATTCTTCAATTGCTGTAGCCGATTTATCTCCTTGATACAATTCATGTTTTTTATAGTATTTATCATGAGCATCACCAGTCGTATAACTTACAAAATCATATCCACCAATTGAAAATCTTCCGTCAAAATTACTTCTTCTTCTCGACATCCAATTTAATCATTTAATTTCTTCATCAGCAGAATTAGCGTTTACAACTCAACGCATATGTTCAACACTTAAGTTATCAAATAACTCAATATTTAATTTCGGATGTATAACATTTAAACGAAGTTGTTCTTCTAATTTAGCAATAATATTTTGAAGTCTAGTAATTTCTTTTTGATTTTTATCTTCATGAGAATTTAGCATATCAAGCGCATCTTTCATTTTCTTTAAATGTTCTTTTTGATCTTCTAAATCATCTTCTTGTCTTAATTCTTTAAATATTCGATATCTTGTTAAAAAGTTATTGCTTTGGTAGTTAAAATTATCTCTTAAATCTTCTGCGAAAATTATGGCTGTTGCAGCAGCTAATTTTTGATAAACATGTTTTCTTTCAACATTAGTTTTTAATCATTCTTTTTTCTCTACATAATTAGTTGTAAAATCAGCTTTATGTTCAATGATTAAATCAAGTAAAAGTTTAAATGTACGAGCAAAGTTACCATGCGATCTTCAACCTAAGTCATAAAAACGTGCATATTCATTAAATAAACTTTTAGCGTCAGCATCATTAGAAAATAATCACTTTGCTGCATCATAGTAATTTTCATTAGTATTAATAACATTAAGCACATCTTCTTTAGGAAGTTTTGCTAAAAACTCTTTTTTAATTATTTCATTCTCAATTGATTTTATATTTAGTGCTTTATTTTGATAATCAAAACTTCTTAATAATTTATTATATTCATCAACATTTAATAAGTTTTCAATGTTTTCATGGAAAACTTTATGGTAGTTTTCTTTGTAGAAAATACCATCAGCTATAGTTCCATGATTATAAGAATTTCTACTTCCAGTATTAATAAAATTAAATTTTATAAAGTTATAACTTCCAACATCAAACTTAACTTTTTTTGCTTCAGATTCTTCAGTTAAAGATTCTTCATCTTTTGTTAAAACTTCTCAGTTTTCATTGTCATATGAACCTGATATTTCAAATTTCATTCCAGTTGCTTTCCCTCTAAAAGAAGGATTAACCCCATAGTAAGCTTCAAAATATTTATAATTTTTATTACTAATATCCACAATAGCAAAGTTGGGATTAACTGAATTATTTGCATGAGCCCCAATGCCTTTAATAAAGCTTTTATATTTTCCATTAATTTTTAATTCTAATTTTTGATTACCATAAGAAATATTTTTATTAATTTTATAAAAAGGTGTATTTACAAATTCAAGTTCATCTAAATAAATATATTCATCTTGAATATTAGGTTTTATAATCTCAATAATATCATTTATTTTCTCTTCATGATCTTCATTATTATTTGTATAATTTGAAGTTTCTATTTTATTATCTAGATTATCTATATTTTTATCGTTCTCATTAGTATCTTTATTAACATTTTCACGCGATGAAGTTTCTATTTTATTATCTAGATTTTTATTAATTTCATCAGGTACTTTATTAGTATTAACTTCTTTATTTTCGTTTGGTATTGAAGGTTTTCTATCATCAAAATTAACAGATTCACTTTCTTTTTTAAGAGTATGAACTCCAGGGTTAAAAGAAGAATTTGTTGCCACATCAGTTGAAACAGTATTCTCTTTTTTATTGTTATTTGAAGGGTTGCAACTTGCTATTACAAATGGAATAGATAAGTTCACAAGTCCTACATTTAACCAAAAAACTTTTTTATTTTTTTGCATTGTTTTCTCCTTTGGAAATGATTACACCATAATAATATCATCTATTTCAAAGTTGATTTTTAAGTAAAAAAATATATTAACGTCCTAAATAGTGCAAATAAATAAGTTTTTACTTTTTCTTTTATAAAGAAATCATATGTATAATGAAAAAAATATATCTCCAAATAATTCAATGAATAATTAAAGATATATAGATAAAAAAATAAATAGTTAAAAGTTGCTTTTTTTAATAAAAATGCATAAAAAAACGCGTTTGATCAGAACGGGTTTTTTGTTATACTAAACCTTTTGTTTTTAAGGTTTTAATGGTCTTTGCACTTACTCTTACAGTAACTCTTTGACCATCTAAATTTAACTTAATTTTTTGTAAGTTAACATTGAATTTTCTTTTGGTAGCGTTCAGTGCGTGTGAACGTTTGTTTCCTGTTTGTGGACCTCTACCAGTTAGTACGTCTACTCTTGACATTTTGAGCTCCTTTCATATTAGCTAATAATTGCTTTTAGATTATACCTTAAAATATTTTTTTCATAAGAACAAAATTGTTAATTTATT
Proteins encoded in this window:
- a CDS encoding discoidin domain-containing protein, producing the protein MQKNKKVFWLNVGLVNLSIPFVIASCNPSNNNKKENTVSTDVATNSSFNPGVHTLKKESESVNFDDRKPSIPNENKEVNTNKVPDEINKNLDNKIETSSRENVNKDTNENDKNIDNLDNKIETSNYTNNNEDHEEKINDIIEIIKPNIQDEYIYLDELEFVNTPFYKINKNISYGNQKLELKINGKYKSFIKGIGAHANNSVNPNFAIVDISNKNYKYFEAYYGVNPSFRGKATGMKFEISGSYDNENWEVLTKDEESLTEESEAKKVKFDVGSYNFIKFNFINTGSRNSYNHGTIADGIFYKENYHKVFHENIENLLNVDEYNKLLRSFDYQNKALNIKSIENEIIKKEFLAKLPKEDVLNVINTNENYYDAAKWLFSNDADAKSLFNEYARFYDLGWRSHGNFARTFKLLLDLIIEHKADFTTNYVEKKEWLKTNVERKHVYQKLAAATAIIFAEDLRDNFNYQSNNFLTRYRIFKELRQEDDLEDQKEHLKKMKDALDMLNSHEDKNQKEITRLQNIIAKLEEQLRLNVIHPKLNIELFDNLSVEHMRWVVNANSADEEIKWLNWMSRRRSNFDGRFSIGGYDFVSYTTGDAHDKYYKKHELYQGDKSATAIEEWNKMDLKWSLSKFGIKNDGIPRNWVRFEVGQVCSGISFNGVAVLSSTGYPSTVVGQPGHAAYLNLKFTEGNLNNYWNIDNKVGGWNQAEKGERMMLNWRSKRDGNDYFENNVNYIQLAEQALNIKNRDKFYESNLYLSLEFEDMTFEQKEELYKKTLSVFSGNYNAWDKLVRLYKSDISKKTDEQIKQFAIDLILALKGNVFVYRTLLKSLMDSKSEDASLKFTVDHLVSEQIKHDGLLGKEDRLDYWILKEQSRQALNNQVGELASFSFDGTDDPLLVGTDTKQAIVFNIIYHNSASRFRYSLDCGVTWHSTDQRVHKLTDAELAELFKNECDLLVGIYGTETTFNIKINKVVLERKNYNFNELQRRVVGENAEKLVWTYDNHLSTSQWKTFDQELPLKNENTTIYVKMLAKMSDFESNTIPYLITAYDKDSDLFIRNNTYILTASKSQGGLDIKFANDGLENKYYHSIYSGLPVEELAFKYEFNAPQRVDYIDYLPHNGNGTILEADIMVSDDDKTYEKIGTYSGNSARQWKKINVKMTKAYKYLKIQATKVHGDKYLNANELNLFGYSAKYSKMETSEFEYKTNSEENNSYSKLSNAFNNNPYIIWHSKYDRSLKDSTYIEIDFKDNQNIDSIKLSPRQDVSSGFITKVNILVKEGNEWVSFKENYTMDADSKTKKIAINKDNIKGIKLELKGSNDEHYALSNIEILKKI
- the rpmB gene encoding 50S ribosomal protein L28, which gives rise to MSRVDVLTGRGPQTGNKRSHALNATKRKFNVNLQKIKLNLDGQRVTVRVSAKTIKTLKTKGLV